Proteins encoded by one window of Prevotella nigrescens:
- a CDS encoding fructose-bisphosphatase class III, translating into MTNKTYDLKKDERYLQLLSQSFPTIADASTEIINLQAILNLPKGTEHFLADIHGEHEAFQHVLKNASGNIKRKVNELFGDTLRESEKRDLCTLIYYPEQKIEFVKKVEADIEDWYHIVIHRLVKICRDVSSKYTRSKVRKSLPVEFSYIIQELLHESSADKDKTDYVSTIISTIISTGRADDFITTICNVIQRLAIDSLHILGDIYDRGPGAHVVMDILKNYHTWDITWGNHDILWAGACAGNDACICNVIRIALRYDNMDTIEDGYGINLMQLATFAMDVYGDDPCVEFMPKVKQPDTVDEKNILLIAHMHKAISVIQFKIEAQLIKKYPHWKMNHRLLYEMIDYKKGTIKLEGKEYKLTSCNFPTIDPKNPEMLTQEEQALMERLHHSFTVSEKLREHILLQLRHGCMYKVVNNNLLYHASIPLNEDGTLRKVEIEPKKFAKGKDLLHKLGTLIRCAFQTQTDAENNKEREYAIDYFLYLWCGPDSPLFDKAAMTTFERYFIKEKETHHEEKGFYFKFREREDIADLIMEEFGVNSATGHIINGHVPVHVNKGEKPIKANGKLMVIDGGFSEAYHKETGIAGYTLIYHSRGFELVQHEPFASEEDAIKRGIDIVGTTQIVELNQRRLKVADMDKGTELKLQIEALEELLYAYRHGFLSESERKNPPKM; encoded by the coding sequence ATGACAAATAAAACCTATGATTTAAAGAAAGATGAACGCTACCTGCAATTATTATCACAATCGTTTCCAACAATTGCAGATGCAAGTACTGAAATAATAAACTTGCAAGCTATTTTGAATTTACCAAAAGGTACGGAGCATTTTCTGGCTGACATTCACGGAGAGCACGAAGCTTTCCAACATGTATTGAAGAATGCATCGGGAAATATTAAAAGAAAAGTGAACGAACTTTTTGGTGATACGTTACGTGAATCTGAAAAACGCGATCTTTGTACACTGATTTATTATCCTGAACAGAAAATAGAATTCGTAAAGAAAGTTGAGGCAGATATAGAAGATTGGTATCATATTGTAATTCATCGTCTTGTTAAGATATGTCGAGATGTATCAAGCAAATACACAAGATCGAAAGTTCGCAAATCTCTACCAGTGGAGTTTTCATATATTATTCAAGAACTTTTGCACGAGAGTTCCGCCGATAAAGATAAGACAGATTATGTCAGTACGATTATTTCTACTATAATATCAACAGGCAGAGCCGATGATTTTATAACAACCATTTGTAATGTCATTCAGCGTCTGGCAATTGATAGCCTTCATATTCTTGGCGATATATACGATCGTGGTCCAGGTGCACATGTTGTTATGGATATCCTGAAGAATTATCATACCTGGGACATTACTTGGGGAAATCATGATATATTATGGGCTGGGGCATGTGCAGGTAATGATGCTTGTATTTGCAATGTGATAAGAATAGCATTGCGATACGACAATATGGATACTATAGAAGATGGTTATGGCATAAACCTTATGCAATTGGCTACATTTGCGATGGATGTTTATGGCGATGACCCATGTGTCGAGTTTATGCCAAAGGTAAAACAGCCTGATACTGTCGACGAAAAGAATATCTTGCTCATAGCGCATATGCATAAGGCTATTAGTGTAATTCAGTTTAAGATTGAAGCACAGTTAATAAAGAAGTATCCACATTGGAAAATGAATCATCGTTTACTTTATGAAATGATTGACTATAAGAAGGGAACTATCAAGCTGGAAGGCAAAGAATATAAACTAACGTCTTGTAACTTTCCTACGATAGATCCTAAAAATCCAGAAATGCTGACACAAGAGGAACAAGCACTAATGGAAAGGCTGCATCATTCGTTTACCGTAAGCGAGAAATTGCGCGAACACATTTTACTCCAACTGCGCCACGGATGCATGTATAAAGTAGTAAACAACAATTTGCTTTATCATGCTTCAATTCCATTAAATGAAGATGGAACATTGCGCAAAGTCGAAATAGAACCTAAAAAGTTTGCCAAGGGAAAAGATTTGCTACATAAATTAGGAACGCTAATAAGATGTGCCTTTCAGACACAAACTGATGCAGAAAATAACAAGGAGCGTGAATATGCAATCGATTACTTCCTTTATCTATGGTGTGGTCCTGATAGTCCATTATTCGATAAAGCAGCAATGACCACTTTCGAACGCTACTTTATTAAGGAGAAAGAGACTCATCATGAAGAAAAAGGTTTCTACTTCAAATTCAGGGAACGTGAGGACATTGCCGATTTAATCATGGAGGAATTTGGTGTAAACAGTGCAACTGGGCACATTATCAACGGACATGTTCCTGTTCATGTAAACAAAGGTGAGAAACCAATTAAAGCTAATGGAAAGCTAATGGTTATTGATGGAGGTTTCTCAGAAGCTTATCATAAAGAAACAGGAATTGCAGGCTACACACTCATTTACCATTCTCGTGGTTTTGAGCTTGTTCAGCATGAACCTTTTGCATCAGAAGAAGATGCTATTAAACGTGGGATCGATATCGTGGGTACAACCCAGATAGTAGAATTGAACCAGCGCCGTTTGAAAGTGGCAGATATGGATAAGGGTACAGAATTGAAGCTCCAAATCGAAGCCTTGGAAGAACTGCTATATGCTTATCGCCACGGTTTCTTGTCGGAAAGTGAAAGGAAGAATCCTCCGAAAATGTAG
- a CDS encoding dihydrofolate reductase has translation MKINIIAAVARNRAIGYNGDMVYFIKEDLRRFRQLTTGHTVIMGRRTFHSLPKGALPNRRNIVLSRTETNFPGCDVYTSLSEALKHIADNEEAFIIGGASLYKEGLAVANRLYLTEIDAVPPHADVFFPEYDDGTWQIETKEERPATADTPAYTYVDYVRRNRTDSNKT, from the coding sequence ATGAAGATAAACATCATAGCAGCAGTGGCAAGAAACCGCGCCATCGGCTACAACGGCGACATGGTCTACTTCATCAAAGAAGACCTGCGCAGGTTCAGACAGCTCACCACAGGGCACACCGTCATCATGGGGCGGCGCACATTCCACTCGCTTCCGAAAGGCGCATTGCCCAATCGCAGAAACATCGTACTGAGCCGCACCGAAACCAATTTTCCCGGTTGCGATGTCTACACCTCGCTCAGCGAAGCCCTGAAGCACATAGCCGACAACGAAGAAGCCTTCATCATAGGCGGAGCAAGCCTCTACAAAGAAGGTCTGGCGGTTGCCAACCGACTGTATCTGACCGAAATAGATGCCGTTCCGCCCCACGCCGACGTCTTCTTCCCCGAATACGACGACGGAACATGGCAGATAGAAACCAAGGAAGAACGACCCGCAACTGCCGACACCCCAGCCTACACCTATGTTGATTATGTAAGGAGAAACAGAACAGACAGTAACAAAACATAA